The proteins below come from a single Gimesia alba genomic window:
- a CDS encoding FG-GAP-like repeat-containing protein: MIRVFSILSILLVLGLAVYFSGLFEPDPDAIYQRASHAFRNQNDQEAKRQVERLLEFPSHQVSAAMLGAEIALKSGDFKEVIRYYDYVPDDASRESLKARRRSGDLYLFELKQLSPAENEFQRAIKSFPDDLKVLQRLSFIYGLTSRGWQAVPFRLKLLQQEKIDAILVYLLAMGDRSLENPQLLIEYGQKNPEDLLVQLGKARLEWDQQKYSEAKTRLQKLLSTQPDLSQARALLGKILLNQGDSGEFVSWQQSLTDQDRLLPEIWGIEGQWYQKQGDRQSALRCYGEAIRQDATNSTACYQLGQLLLQEGKKEAAERLLDYSKKLQAYEGMVKVAYGDKDLKATQEVVSLAQELGLVWEAYGWSRAVLLLDPQLDWAQKVQQELEPQLAELKLTRVVDEKNPVRGLNLPGSQSMSEQPEVSVASSKGNAQTSSNISFEDVTAHAGISFQYFNGQPWPENNHKMYEFTGGGVGVVDFNSDGWPDLYLTQGTNWPVNELQSRYRDRLFLNVGDGTFQDVTEMAGLNENRFSQGVSIGDVNNDGFADIYVGNIGLNRLYLNNGDGTYSESDQASGTADQWTTSCLIADLNADSAPEIYAVNYLTGADVFDRVCKNADGSARSCMPLNFPGAQDQLFSNSKNGQFQNVTATSGIQVPDGRGLGIIAADLHGTGYPDLFVANDAVANFYFVNQGSEKLRFTEQALLSGLALNGEGRTEACMGIAAGDADADGLLDLYVTNYYRETNTLYHQVGPDSFVDKTQASQMSDPTIYKLGFGTQFLDVDLDGLLDLLIVNGHVEDLTAQDVPYQMQPQFMKNQGQGKFQELKSTELGTFFQTPRLGRGMARLDWNRDGLEEAAISSLDQPFVLLENSTQNHGHRLVVHLTGTKSSRDAIGTTVRVKTNGQTLVRQLTAGDGYFASNQRILVFGLGDAEQIESLEVTWPSGLQQQFGGGDVDQEVHLIEGQPQQFRIQSLN, encoded by the coding sequence TTGATTCGTGTTTTCAGTATCCTTTCAATACTTCTGGTCCTGGGGCTGGCAGTTTATTTTTCAGGCTTGTTCGAGCCGGATCCGGATGCCATCTATCAGAGGGCTTCGCACGCCTTTCGTAATCAGAACGATCAGGAAGCAAAACGACAAGTAGAGAGACTTCTGGAGTTTCCCTCGCATCAGGTGTCCGCTGCCATGCTGGGAGCTGAAATTGCTCTCAAATCAGGCGATTTCAAGGAAGTGATTCGCTATTATGATTATGTTCCCGATGATGCCAGTCGTGAATCGCTGAAAGCCCGGAGGCGTTCAGGAGACTTGTATCTATTCGAGCTAAAACAACTCTCTCCTGCAGAGAACGAGTTTCAACGGGCAATTAAATCGTTCCCTGATGATCTCAAAGTACTGCAACGGTTGTCGTTCATCTACGGGCTTACCTCGCGCGGCTGGCAAGCCGTTCCCTTCCGATTAAAGCTGCTGCAGCAGGAAAAAATTGATGCCATCCTCGTGTATCTGCTGGCCATGGGGGATCGTTCACTGGAGAATCCGCAGTTACTCATAGAGTATGGGCAGAAAAATCCGGAAGATCTACTGGTGCAACTTGGTAAGGCACGTCTGGAATGGGATCAGCAAAAATATTCAGAGGCAAAAACGAGATTGCAGAAACTGTTATCCACTCAGCCAGATTTAAGCCAGGCTCGGGCTCTGTTAGGAAAAATCTTGCTGAATCAGGGAGATTCAGGCGAATTTGTGAGCTGGCAACAATCGCTTACTGATCAAGACCGCCTGCTTCCTGAGATCTGGGGGATTGAAGGGCAGTGGTATCAAAAACAGGGGGATCGGCAGTCTGCTCTTCGCTGTTATGGAGAGGCGATCAGGCAGGACGCTACGAACTCGACAGCCTGTTACCAACTGGGGCAATTGTTGTTACAGGAAGGAAAAAAAGAAGCAGCCGAACGACTGCTGGATTATTCGAAAAAACTACAGGCGTACGAAGGAATGGTGAAAGTTGCCTATGGTGATAAGGATTTAAAGGCGACTCAAGAAGTGGTTTCTCTGGCCCAGGAATTAGGTCTGGTCTGGGAGGCCTATGGGTGGAGTCGTGCGGTTTTATTGCTCGACCCACAATTAGACTGGGCCCAAAAAGTCCAACAGGAATTAGAACCTCAGTTAGCGGAATTGAAGTTGACCAGAGTGGTCGACGAAAAGAATCCTGTCAGGGGATTGAATCTGCCCGGTTCGCAATCCATGTCAGAACAGCCCGAAGTATCAGTGGCTTCAAGTAAAGGGAATGCGCAGACCAGTTCCAATATCTCATTTGAAGATGTAACCGCTCATGCCGGGATTTCGTTCCAATATTTTAACGGCCAGCCCTGGCCTGAGAACAATCATAAGATGTATGAATTTACTGGCGGGGGAGTCGGGGTTGTTGATTTCAACTCTGATGGCTGGCCCGATCTGTATTTGACGCAGGGGACCAACTGGCCTGTGAATGAACTGCAGAGTCGCTATCGGGATCGTTTGTTTCTGAATGTGGGGGATGGAACCTTTCAGGATGTAACTGAAATGGCCGGTTTAAACGAAAATCGGTTCAGTCAGGGAGTATCGATCGGCGATGTGAACAACGATGGCTTCGCAGACATTTACGTTGGTAATATCGGTCTGAATCGACTCTATCTTAATAACGGAGATGGAACCTATTCCGAGTCAGATCAGGCCTCGGGAACCGCCGATCAGTGGACCACCAGTTGTTTGATTGCGGATCTGAATGCTGATAGTGCGCCGGAAATTTATGCCGTCAATTATTTGACGGGTGCCGATGTATTCGATCGTGTTTGCAAAAATGCAGATGGCTCTGCGCGTTCCTGTATGCCTTTGAATTTTCCGGGTGCACAGGATCAACTGTTCTCTAATTCAAAAAATGGTCAGTTTCAAAACGTTACGGCGACTTCAGGGATTCAGGTTCCCGATGGAAGAGGATTGGGAATTATCGCCGCTGACCTGCATGGCACCGGGTATCCTGATCTGTTTGTCGCCAACGACGCGGTTGCCAATTTTTACTTCGTCAATCAAGGCTCCGAAAAACTGAGGTTTACAGAGCAGGCACTCTTATCCGGACTGGCGCTCAATGGAGAGGGTAGGACGGAAGCCTGTATGGGAATTGCCGCAGGGGATGCTGACGCTGATGGTTTGCTGGATCTATATGTGACAAACTATTATCGCGAAACAAACACGCTTTATCATCAGGTAGGTCCCGATTCATTCGTTGATAAAACTCAGGCATCACAAATGTCTGATCCGACCATTTACAAGTTAGGCTTTGGAACGCAATTCCTCGATGTTGACCTCGATGGCCTGCTGGATTTATTGATTGTCAATGGTCATGTGGAAGATTTAACTGCACAGGATGTTCCCTATCAAATGCAACCGCAATTCATGAAGAACCAAGGGCAGGGCAAATTTCAGGAATTGAAATCAACCGAACTCGGCACGTTTTTTCAGACCCCCAGACTGGGCAGGGGAATGGCTCGGTTGGATTGGAACCGTGATGGCCTGGAAGAGGCTGCAATTTCGAGTCTTGATCAGCCCTTTGTGTTGTTAGAAAACTCAACACAAAATCACGGGCATCGTCTGGTGGTGCATTTGACCGGAACAAAGTCCAGCCGGGATGCGATTGGAACGACGGTTCGCGTTAAAACGAACGGCCAGACACTGGTTCGTCAGTTGACGGCCGGCGATGGGTACTTCGCAAGTAACCAGCGAATTCTGGTTTTTGGCCTGGGGGACGCAGAGCAGATTGAATCACTTGAAGTGACCTGGCCTTCCGGATTGCAACAACAGTTTGGGGGGGGCGATGTTGATCAGGAAGTCCATCTGATTGAAGGTCAACCGCAGCAGTTCCGCATTCAGTCTCTCAATTGA
- a CDS encoding efflux RND transporter permease subunit produces MNLIKAIVHNPVKVTVGVLMTVLFGLVALIRMPMQLTPEVQRPTITVETRWPGASPQEVEREIVLEQEEQLKSVEGITKLSSESADSKGSITLEFLVGTNMDEALLKVNSRLQQVPEYPEDADQPIISTANAADRPIAWFILSSRLPSDEKILAYQEKHPELKEELEIIRNTPNPGLAMLRLRLLAEEHPGVRGGILPEADLEVTKLRRFAEDEIEARFERVSGVSQSNVLGGLEDELQVVVDSEQLAARQLTIADVRRVLRGQNADTSAGDFWEGKRRWVVRTLGQFRNVEEVENQLLAVRDGAPVYVRDVAEVRLGYKKPDGLVRRFGESSIAINCVRETGANVLDIMDGLREAVKDIDENILKPRGLQLVQVYDETDYIYSSVDLVKNNIFIGGALTMIVLMSFLHLGVRTLLVVPLIIITAVAATFISPWFFAVSLALIIGAGFWFARGALVVGLAIPTSIIGTFLILGALGRSLNVISLAGLAFAVGMLVDNAVVVLENIFRRYSLGESPFQAAIKGTQEVWGAVLASTLTTIAVFLPVVFIQEEAGQLFQDIALAISAAVGLSLIVSMTLISTASARLLHKREGQDIEDVHAVHQDKTQSETAEKKNWLNRTLVGPIEAAGATFVRTVVGLNNWIQGGLIRRLLVVGLLVGAAVGISWQLWPKVEYLPTGNRNLIFAILLPPPGYNLNQLMELGESVESDLRPYWDVDPNSEEAKKLDYPVIGDFFFVARGRQVFMGIRAFDSQRVGELIPLVQKAGMKLPGTFAVAKQSSLFERGLTGGRTIEVEIIGPDLQKLVGMGGQVLGQVKQMIPAAQVRPIPSLDLSSPEVHIKPKLVQAAEMGVSSADLGYTANALIDGAFSGDYYLGGDKIDLTIIGQSRHIQNTQDVKAISVATPMGSLVPLEALADVEITSGPEQVNHRERQRAITIEVSPPEEMALEDAMSQIQSSIVQPMRESGQLAGGYRIVLSGTADKLRDTWAALEFNVILALMITYLLMAALFESWLYPFVIIFSVPLGAVGGILGLSILNLFMLQTLDVLTMLGFVILIGTVVNNPILIIHQSLNHINEDHMTPREAILESIRTRIRPIFMTTTTTVLGLLPLVLFPGSGSELYRGLGSVVLGGLIVSTLFTLVLVPTLFSLTMDAKQWGLNLLRPGVVKQSKPSTPPVEVEKQENITV; encoded by the coding sequence ATGAATTTAATTAAAGCCATTGTGCATAATCCGGTAAAGGTGACCGTCGGTGTATTAATGACCGTTCTGTTCGGACTGGTGGCGCTGATTCGCATGCCGATGCAATTGACGCCTGAAGTTCAAAGACCGACGATTACTGTGGAAACGCGCTGGCCGGGAGCCAGTCCGCAGGAAGTCGAACGCGAAATCGTTCTGGAGCAGGAAGAGCAGCTGAAAAGCGTTGAGGGCATCACCAAACTGAGTTCAGAAAGTGCCGATTCCAAAGGCTCGATCACGCTGGAATTTCTGGTCGGCACGAATATGGATGAAGCGTTACTCAAGGTGAACTCGCGTCTGCAGCAGGTCCCCGAATATCCGGAAGATGCAGACCAGCCTATTATCAGTACGGCCAATGCCGCCGATCGACCGATTGCCTGGTTCATCCTCAGCAGTCGTTTGCCGTCAGATGAAAAAATTCTTGCATATCAAGAAAAACATCCTGAGCTCAAAGAAGAGCTGGAAATTATTCGGAACACTCCGAACCCAGGGCTGGCGATGTTGCGGCTACGGCTACTGGCTGAAGAGCACCCTGGTGTCAGGGGAGGCATCTTACCCGAAGCAGATCTCGAAGTGACAAAGTTACGGCGCTTTGCAGAAGATGAAATCGAAGCACGCTTCGAACGTGTTTCTGGAGTATCCCAGTCGAATGTATTAGGGGGGCTGGAAGATGAACTGCAGGTTGTGGTCGATTCAGAACAACTGGCCGCGCGGCAATTAACGATTGCTGATGTGCGTCGAGTGTTACGTGGTCAGAATGCAGATACATCCGCCGGTGATTTCTGGGAAGGTAAACGACGTTGGGTTGTGCGTACGCTGGGCCAGTTTCGCAATGTAGAAGAAGTGGAAAATCAGTTACTGGCAGTTCGCGACGGCGCCCCGGTTTATGTTCGGGATGTTGCGGAAGTCCGTCTGGGATATAAGAAACCTGATGGCCTGGTACGACGGTTTGGTGAATCAAGTATTGCGATTAACTGTGTTCGCGAGACCGGTGCCAATGTGCTGGATATTATGGATGGTTTGCGAGAAGCGGTTAAAGATATTGATGAAAATATTCTGAAGCCGCGCGGCTTACAGTTAGTTCAGGTTTATGACGAGACCGACTACATCTACTCCTCGGTCGATTTGGTGAAGAACAACATTTTCATCGGCGGGGCACTCACGATGATTGTGTTGATGTCATTCCTGCATCTGGGAGTGCGTACCCTGCTGGTCGTGCCGTTGATCATTATTACCGCGGTCGCAGCGACGTTTATCTCTCCCTGGTTTTTCGCAGTCAGTCTGGCTTTGATTATTGGAGCCGGGTTCTGGTTTGCCCGCGGTGCTCTGGTGGTCGGGTTGGCGATTCCCACCAGTATTATCGGGACATTCCTGATTTTGGGGGCGCTCGGGCGCTCATTAAACGTGATCAGTCTGGCTGGTCTGGCGTTTGCTGTCGGGATGCTTGTTGATAACGCTGTGGTGGTGCTGGAGAATATTTTCCGCCGCTATTCTCTGGGAGAATCACCGTTTCAGGCAGCGATAAAAGGAACACAAGAAGTCTGGGGCGCCGTATTGGCGTCAACACTGACGACGATCGCCGTATTCTTACCGGTGGTCTTTATCCAGGAAGAAGCAGGTCAGCTGTTTCAGGATATTGCTTTAGCCATTAGTGCTGCGGTCGGACTCTCACTGATTGTGTCCATGACCTTGATCTCGACTGCGTCAGCACGTTTGCTGCATAAACGAGAAGGTCAGGATATCGAAGATGTTCATGCCGTGCATCAGGATAAAACACAATCAGAAACGGCAGAAAAAAAGAATTGGTTAAATCGAACACTTGTCGGACCGATCGAAGCAGCAGGCGCTACCTTTGTGCGTACGGTTGTCGGCCTGAATAACTGGATTCAGGGTGGTTTGATTCGACGGCTACTCGTTGTGGGACTATTGGTTGGAGCTGCTGTCGGCATCAGTTGGCAGTTATGGCCTAAGGTGGAATATCTGCCAACAGGGAACCGCAATTTGATTTTTGCAATTCTTCTGCCACCTCCCGGCTACAACCTCAACCAGTTAATGGAACTGGGGGAGAGCGTCGAAAGTGATTTACGGCCTTACTGGGATGTTGATCCCAATAGTGAAGAAGCGAAAAAACTGGACTATCCGGTGATTGGCGATTTCTTTTTCGTCGCTCGGGGACGCCAGGTCTTTATGGGGATTCGTGCCTTTGATTCACAACGCGTTGGCGAACTGATACCTCTCGTACAAAAAGCGGGTATGAAATTACCCGGTACGTTTGCGGTGGCGAAACAATCGAGTCTGTTCGAACGGGGGCTTACCGGCGGCCGTACAATTGAAGTCGAAATCATCGGTCCTGATTTACAAAAACTGGTTGGCATGGGAGGACAGGTACTGGGGCAAGTCAAACAGATGATCCCCGCTGCACAGGTTCGTCCGATTCCCAGCCTGGACCTTTCCAGTCCGGAAGTTCATATTAAGCCCAAACTGGTTCAGGCGGCAGAAATGGGAGTGAGTAGTGCCGATTTGGGATATACCGCGAATGCACTGATTGATGGTGCATTTTCCGGCGACTATTATTTGGGCGGCGATAAAATCGACCTGACCATTATCGGACAGTCCCGGCACATTCAAAATACGCAGGATGTCAAAGCGATTTCCGTAGCAACCCCGATGGGCTCGCTGGTACCGTTGGAAGCGTTGGCGGATGTGGAAATTACCAGTGGCCCAGAACAGGTGAATCACCGCGAGCGTCAGCGTGCCATTACGATTGAAGTCTCTCCCCCTGAAGAAATGGCGCTGGAAGACGCCATGAGTCAGATTCAATCGTCAATTGTGCAACCGATGCGCGAAAGTGGCCAACTGGCGGGCGGCTATCGAATTGTGCTATCAGGTACTGCTGACAAATTACGTGATACATGGGCAGCACTTGAGTTCAATGTGATTCTGGCGCTGATGATTACTTATCTGCTGATGGCAGCTTTGTTTGAATCTTGGTTGTATCCATTCGTAATTATTTTCAGTGTTCCGTTAGGAGCCGTCGGTGGAATTCTGGGACTGAGTATTTTGAATTTGTTTATGCTGCAGACATTGGATGTACTCACCATGCTGGGGTTTGTCATTCTTATCGGGACCGTAGTGAATAACCCGATTCTGATTATTCACCAGTCCCTGAATCATATCAATGAAGATCATATGACGCCGCGGGAAGCGATTCTGGAAAGTATTCGAACTCGCATTCGACCGATTTTCATGACGACGACAACCACTGTACTCGGCTTGTTACCGCTAGTCCTGTTTCCAGGTTCAGGGAGTGAATTATACCGGGGGCTGGGAAGTGTGGTGCTCGGTGGATTGATCGTTTCGACGCTGTTTACGTTAGTGCTGGTGCCAACCTTATTCAGTTTGACGATGGATGCCAAGCAATGGGGCTTAAATCTGTTAAGACCTGGTGTGGTGAAACAGTCGAAACCAAGTACGCCTCCAGTCGAAGTCGAGAAACAGGAGAATATCACTGTATAA
- a CDS encoding efflux RND transporter periplasmic adaptor subunit: MRLATSFVASVCVCALSSGQLMAQRGPAAVAVAEIIKRETASGQMFVGTVLPIKRSVIGSAVGGRVAEFPVNEGDFVRAKQPLAQLLTNTINLELDAEKAELALRKHELAELENGSRPDEIKRAKALMQAAKADSEYQQKRRKRLESLYARKAVNEDDIQQVVSESIRSEELYQEALAAYALTVEGPRKEKIAQAKSQVAIQQAIVDKLESQIVKHTIKSPFDGYVVAEHTEVGQWVNSGELVAEVIALDEVDVEVQVLENHVPHVKLGMEVRVEVPAIPDQVFTGTVALIVPQADVRARTFPVKVRIKNTITKDGPLLKSGMLARAVLPTGPKQNALLVSKDALVLGGPTPMIYVVDPSPDKKNQGKARAVPVQVGVANGRLIQVKGNLKPGEHVVIRGNERLRPGQDVAITEILSPDALPKAKAINIDG; encoded by the coding sequence ATGAGATTAGCAACCAGTTTTGTTGCATCCGTTTGTGTGTGTGCTCTGAGTTCAGGGCAACTCATGGCGCAGCGCGGCCCGGCGGCTGTGGCTGTGGCAGAAATAATTAAGCGCGAGACCGCATCAGGTCAGATGTTTGTGGGAACCGTTTTGCCGATCAAACGCAGTGTGATCGGAAGTGCTGTCGGCGGTCGGGTGGCTGAATTTCCGGTTAATGAAGGGGACTTCGTGCGTGCAAAACAACCGCTGGCACAGTTACTGACGAATACGATTAATCTTGAGCTTGATGCAGAGAAAGCCGAACTGGCTTTGAGAAAACATGAGCTAGCGGAACTTGAGAACGGTTCCCGCCCCGATGAAATAAAACGGGCGAAAGCACTGATGCAGGCCGCGAAGGCAGACAGCGAATATCAACAGAAACGCCGTAAGCGATTGGAGTCATTGTATGCCCGCAAGGCGGTGAATGAAGATGATATTCAGCAGGTCGTTTCAGAATCGATCCGCTCAGAAGAATTATATCAGGAAGCGTTGGCCGCTTATGCACTGACTGTAGAAGGACCCCGCAAGGAGAAAATTGCTCAGGCAAAGTCCCAGGTTGCCATTCAACAGGCCATCGTTGATAAGCTCGAAAGTCAGATCGTTAAACACACGATTAAATCTCCCTTCGATGGATACGTTGTCGCCGAGCACACGGAAGTCGGACAATGGGTCAATTCGGGTGAACTGGTCGCGGAGGTGATCGCGCTCGACGAAGTGGATGTCGAGGTTCAGGTTCTGGAAAATCATGTGCCGCATGTCAAATTGGGGATGGAAGTCCGCGTGGAAGTTCCTGCAATCCCAGATCAGGTCTTTACGGGTACGGTTGCGTTAATCGTTCCCCAGGCCGATGTCAGAGCCCGCACGTTTCCAGTCAAAGTTAGAATTAAAAATACGATTACCAAAGATGGTCCACTGTTAAAGTCTGGGATGTTGGCACGGGCGGTCTTGCCCACCGGTCCCAAACAGAACGCGCTTCTGGTTTCAAAAGATGCATTGGTTTTGGGTGGACCGACTCCCATGATCTATGTGGTGGATCCAAGTCCTGATAAAAAAAATCAGGGAAAAGCGCGTGCAGTTCCGGTTCAGGTGGGCGTAGCCAATGGGCGATTGATCCAGGTTAAAGGGAACCTGAAGCCGGGTGAGCATGTGGTCATTCGAGGAAATGAGCGCTTACGGCCGGGACAGGATGTGGCGATTACTGAAATCTTGTCACCCGATGCGCTTCCCAAAGCCAAAGCTATAAACATCGATGGTTAA
- a CDS encoding MarR family winged helix-turn-helix transcriptional regulator, giving the protein MLQYDFEESVGYWITITSHFYQDALNQELMPYGITFRQFQVIGWLVYEGPLSQVDLAERMMIEPPTLVRILDRMERDQWIKRESDPEDRRRKVVKVLPEARPVWSQMVACLKRLRKKATQGMTADQVETLKSLLMQVQENLGVKVSEVEIV; this is encoded by the coding sequence ATGTTGCAGTATGACTTTGAAGAAAGTGTGGGGTATTGGATCACCATTACGTCGCACTTCTATCAGGATGCGTTGAATCAGGAATTGATGCCGTATGGGATTACGTTTCGTCAGTTTCAGGTCATAGGCTGGCTGGTTTATGAAGGACCGCTTTCCCAGGTGGATTTAGCAGAACGAATGATGATCGAACCGCCGACGTTAGTACGTATTCTGGATCGAATGGAACGAGATCAGTGGATCAAACGTGAAAGTGATCCGGAAGATCGTCGCCGCAAGGTTGTGAAAGTGCTACCGGAAGCCAGGCCTGTCTGGTCACAAATGGTGGCTTGTCTGAAGCGACTCCGTAAAAAAGCGACTCAAGGCATGACGGCAGATCAAGTCGAGACATTAAAGTCGTTGTTAATGCAAGTGCAGGAAAACCTGGGAGTGAAAGTTTCAGAAGTAGAGATCGTGTAG
- a CDS encoding formylglycine-generating enzyme family protein produces the protein MMRNRKQNAGSIPCLIGAVMLLAVGCGGGGAVMEQPKQSQKNRSAPKMQAPKLKPSKSVAKKKPKAKPQEVVGDSEDMFEIVDYIHNFEIKKTAAAGQGTEQVAVVLPEKPGINSTTFTVVKDDTQTEQAKPDPSFKLPEGFSAVKEAGYSSQGFPNRIRCERDYSEMVLVPAGISVQGTKNGEKNTRPDFTIYQNAFYIDVHEVTLEQYRRWRSEMIAAKGKIPEPAGNDSQPANFPAMGVSYTDALNYARTMGKQLPHEAQWEKAARGESGFQYPWGNGRALWQKTRHPGQIDPVGTFPGDQSPYGALDMAGNAREWCDDWYSDNAYQAALSLSDAGVVRDWTGPKRPVVPSMRVVRGNQKSWEVWKRSAENMRTPPADVGFRGVLNLASPPSDDAEKSKPAGTF, from the coding sequence ATGATGCGAAATCGAAAACAAAATGCAGGATCAATTCCCTGTCTGATAGGAGCAGTTATGCTGCTGGCTGTCGGTTGTGGTGGGGGTGGGGCTGTTATGGAGCAGCCAAAGCAGTCACAGAAAAACAGATCGGCTCCCAAAATGCAGGCGCCAAAATTGAAGCCCTCAAAATCTGTAGCTAAGAAAAAGCCGAAAGCAAAACCGCAAGAAGTGGTGGGCGATTCAGAAGACATGTTTGAAATTGTAGATTACATTCACAATTTCGAAATCAAAAAGACAGCTGCCGCAGGGCAGGGGACCGAGCAGGTCGCAGTGGTGTTGCCTGAAAAACCGGGGATCAATTCAACAACATTTACGGTTGTCAAAGACGATACACAGACGGAACAGGCAAAACCAGATCCCTCCTTCAAATTGCCCGAAGGATTTTCCGCAGTCAAGGAGGCTGGCTATTCTTCACAAGGGTTTCCGAATCGGATTCGCTGTGAACGCGATTATAGCGAGATGGTATTAGTCCCTGCGGGGATCTCAGTGCAGGGAACGAAGAACGGCGAAAAGAATACCCGCCCGGATTTCACGATCTATCAGAATGCGTTTTATATCGATGTGCACGAAGTCACGCTCGAACAATATCGTCGTTGGCGTTCTGAAATGATTGCGGCAAAAGGCAAGATTCCTGAACCCGCCGGTAATGACAGTCAGCCTGCCAATTTTCCCGCAATGGGGGTTTCTTATACTGACGCTTTGAATTATGCACGTACAATGGGGAAGCAATTGCCACACGAAGCGCAATGGGAAAAAGCGGCGCGAGGCGAAAGCGGTTTTCAGTATCCCTGGGGCAATGGGCGAGCGTTGTGGCAGAAAACGCGCCACCCGGGACAAATCGATCCGGTTGGGACATTTCCCGGCGATCAAAGCCCCTACGGTGCGCTGGATATGGCGGGGAACGCGCGTGAATGGTGTGATGACTGGTACTCCGACAACGCCTATCAGGCTGCACTGTCTCTCTCAGATGCAGGAGTAGTGCGCGACTGGACGGGACCCAAACGACCCGTCGTTCCCAGTATGCGGGTGGTGCGTGGGAATCAAAAATCCTGGGAAGTCTGGAAACGGTCTGCGGAAAATATGCGGACGCCCCCTGCGGATGTTGGATTCCGAGGTGTGTTGAATCTTGCCAGTCCCCCCTCCGACGATGCGGAAAAATCGAAACCGGCCGGCACGTTTTGA
- a CDS encoding HD domain-containing protein has protein sequence MNHPYVEIPELSNLQSGSGLVRIPYQQDVPFTKRVRALVDTAEFRRLSQITQLGFTALVYPGATHTRFEHALGVYHNALQYLWQLGKDARFAAIIDVHTAEVLIAAALLHDIGHWAFCHLIEDMSLEGIPRHELFAREFLSEGHELAGILKSEWGIEPEEVLDILVPKSDTTEMRLVRSILSGPIDIDKMDYLDRDSLHAGVPYGRNFDKNRLIHSLMVNEAGDGLAIGSKGKTAAELMVFARYVMFSEVYWHHAVRSASTMFARAFFHLYPKLDLTEYFQLTEADSIAVLRKQAKGTACERLVEGIFSTKRLLYKRVAEFSFYESADVFELIAHQPVSSLVKWSENLAQRIAQRLNQKVESTDILIDAPPTHREVEFDVEIYSAREARYQPLHIVSPVVDTLARKQFDDFVKRVRVFAHPEIARQCAEMQEFEKLLVESVQESF, from the coding sequence ATGAACCATCCCTATGTCGAGATACCTGAGCTTTCCAATTTACAGTCTGGTAGCGGTTTGGTTCGCATTCCTTATCAACAGGATGTTCCCTTTACGAAGCGTGTGCGTGCGCTGGTGGATACGGCTGAGTTTCGCAGGTTGTCGCAGATTACTCAGCTGGGGTTTACGGCGCTGGTGTATCCTGGGGCAACTCATACCCGGTTCGAGCACGCGTTAGGCGTTTACCATAATGCGTTGCAGTATCTGTGGCAGTTGGGAAAAGATGCCCGATTTGCTGCGATTATCGATGTGCATACTGCGGAGGTGCTGATTGCCGCGGCGTTATTACACGATATTGGTCACTGGGCGTTCTGTCATTTGATTGAAGATATGTCTCTGGAAGGCATCCCCCGGCACGAGCTGTTCGCACGGGAATTTCTGTCAGAAGGGCATGAGCTGGCAGGCATCTTGAAGTCGGAATGGGGCATTGAGCCGGAAGAGGTTCTGGATATCTTAGTTCCGAAATCGGATACGACAGAGATGCGACTGGTGCGATCGATTTTATCCGGGCCCATTGACATTGATAAAATGGACTACCTGGATCGAGACAGCCTGCACGCCGGTGTGCCTTACGGCCGCAATTTTGATAAGAATCGACTGATCCATTCACTGATGGTCAACGAAGCCGGCGATGGACTGGCGATTGGTTCGAAAGGAAAAACCGCGGCTGAATTGATGGTGTTTGCCCGGTATGTCATGTTCAGCGAAGTCTATTGGCATCATGCGGTGCGTTCTGCCAGTACGATGTTTGCCCGCGCCTTTTTTCATCTGTATCCCAAGCTGGATCTGACGGAATATTTTCAGTTGACAGAAGCAGACTCCATTGCTGTCTTACGTAAACAGGCAAAAGGGACGGCGTGCGAACGATTGGTTGAAGGTATCTTCAGTACAAAACGATTATTGTATAAGCGTGTCGCTGAATTCAGTTTTTATGAATCGGCTGATGTGTTTGAGTTGATCGCCCATCAGCCGGTCTCTTCGCTCGTTAAGTGGAGCGAGAATCTGGCGCAACGAATTGCACAGCGTTTGAATCAAAAGGTAGAGTCGACCGATATTCTGATCGATGCACCGCCTACACATCGCGAGGTGGAATTTGATGTCGAAATTTATTCGGCGCGCGAAGCTAGATATCAACCGTTGCATATCGTCTCGCCCGTCGTGGATACACTGGCGCGGAAGCAGTTTGACGATTTTGTGAAGCGGGTGCGCGTGTTTGCGCATCCCGAGATTGCCCGTCAGTGTGCTGAAATGCAGGAGTTCGAGAAACTGCTGGTCGAATCCGTTCAGGAATCATTCTGA